The following DNA comes from Brassica oleracea var. oleracea cultivar TO1000 unplaced genomic scaffold, BOL UnpScaffold01057, whole genome shotgun sequence.
CTTCCAAAGCATTAACTTCCGCtaagttatataatttacacaactctgttttcacttttcagagTATGCTAGGCACAAATATTTGGAATGCTATAAGAATACATAAGTGGCACTTTCAAAAACCATAAAAGAGTATTGTGCAGCTGAAAAGAGTAAAGAAGTTTAATAAATACTCACGGAATAAAGCTGTCCAATAGATCTCTTGATAAAGCATCAATTAACCTGCGcaaaaaaagtaagaaagatATGATCTTTACACATCTACAGAGAAAAAGATATGTTCTTTGTTCATGCTTATCTTGCTTGCATGCACTGGACTAAAGATATGAGTGTGGGAAGATAGCGTACTCGAGAAAGGCTCCCAGAGATAATCTTGCTTCCATATGTAATCCACCAGAGACAAGCTTTGAGAAGACTATTTCTTTTTGCGAGATGATCAACGGCAGAGTTTGAACAAAGGGGAACATCTCTTCATAGAATTTAGTAAAATGTTTTGCTGTATTCAGTTCCTGCATTTTTGACCAACCAAATTACATGTCTCtctgaaatatttatacatgtgaCCAACGGCTACCAAAGAAGTTCATGAAGCAAAGAAATTTAAGACTATAATAGGTGATTTTTTTCTAGAGTAAGTAACTTGAAACCAGCAGTAGGATACGACACTATAAAGacaagtagaagaagaagaaagattaaaaCTTTGATCAGAGTAACAACATACCCTTAATTCTACGAGGCGATCCTTGAGAAAGGTGGAACCCTCTGAAGGCTCAGCCTTCGCCTTCTCTAAGCTCTTAAAAACATTGAGGACTTCTGTTTTAGTGTCTTCCATTTTCTCACCGACCTTCTTGAACTGCATTCATCCACACGAGAGTTACacacataaacaaacaaaaaacacttGTCAGTGAGTATTCTGAAACGGTATTTACAGAAACAACAGAACGAGAAGACGAACCGAAAATTTGTTCGTTGCCTCGGAGTTCTTGAGCGACTTGACAGCCCTAGAATCAGCTGGAGTCGCCATGATCACGGCACTAAACTTTTAGGGTTTTGACAACTCCCTTGAAGCAAGGATTCTGATTCAGAGTTCTCTAATTTCCGATTTACCAGGAAGCAGTCAATACtcgaagaagagagaaagccGCGCAGCGTTTGGGAGAACAAAGGCTTAAACCCTTCTTTCTAGAGGTTTATATAGTATGTgtacttttaatttttagagaaattccgtcattttaaaattttggttacaATAGACTTCAACAAAGAAAActaccaaaataagttttattattttaccctaggtttaactaatctagacttaaagTTTAGacttgaattttaaatttaaaaaaattaaaaatttcaaaacaaaaagagttattttggtcattttggtcattttctttttttgagagttatttttgtgataaaaagttataaaaagctatttgaaaaaattaccttaatttttatttccataTATAATAATTACGACAAACGGACCGGGTAGATATCAGATTCTGTTAAAAGCCTGGTAACCGAATGAGTTTTACGGTGTTAACTAAATTTAAACCGAATTATTAAATTATGGTTCGATTCAATTTAGTATTTTTCGGGTAAAGTTAGGGTATGAATGATGACCAAAGAACGATGAGGAATAATGCATTTcttaacgttttttttttaaaattaccatTTGTAAAGAATAGTTTTTTCCTTTCCGTTACTTATCATTTCTATTATTGCAgaagaatataaaacaaaattattctttactaaatatgataaaaaattagcattcctaaaattttattcttataaattaGTATTTTCTTATTCGTTCATAATGTTCTTCTTATGGTTACCCGTTAGACCTTTACTAGTCTGGTTGTAAAGTTGGGGCTGGGTATTTGGTTCTGTTGGTAGTTCAATGTTTTCAGTTCATGGACTTTGGGTTTTGGTTCTCTCAAGTTGTTAGAATCTgccagttttatttttatatttgaacaatgtatttctctataatTTTTACCTTGAATAAAATTTAGTGAGAAAAAAAGTATGATTTATGAAAGCTTATCAAGTCTTAGggaattaaatttcaaatcaaaatattgcTGATCAATATTAATACCCTTAGGGCAGAGATCTAAGAATCATGACTAAgttcttaaaataatataaaattttaaatcttgaagataataaaaaaaaacttatagaaCTGACTTTAAATCAACACACATAGAAACCAGACACATAAAATATGTTGTTTTGCCCGCTTCACTTTTAAGATTTCTGCAGCCTCACAATCATATCATAATGGAGGAAACCAGCTCTAGCAGCTCTTTCCGGTTGCTCTGCAACTTCAAAAAGCATCATCTTGATCCCTGTAAATAAATGTTCCCGAGATAACGATTCAGCTGCAGTGTCCCCTACAAATAGATTGAAGTATTGAACATAAAAAATGACAAAGCAATTCCTCACCTTTTTCAAGCTGACTGGGCCGAGCTAGATCCAACGCACATGACATCGATcttgatattttttcattgataaTGTCACTGGGGTATTCCTAACCAAAGGcgaaaattaaaacattacaaCAAAAAATGATAACGAATACAATACTGTTAGACAGCACCTACAACATGTACTATCCATTcatataacaagaaaaaaaagactaatCAACATTTTTTATTGGGCCAAGTCAAGGTTGCAAGTAACAGAAAGCATTATTCATTTTAACCACAAGAATCCTCAACTGAGATCAGAGTGACAGTGATACATACATTAGATTGGAGTTGTGTATTTACCTGAGAGCACCTTGGATGTCGCGTGAGAAACAAAACCTTaggttttctattatttcagACCAGGATGTGAATATCTGCATGAAATAAAAGGGCCAAAACTCAATACTATTAAGCAAAAAAGCAATGTCGTGAGTGTGAAAATATGTCGTTATACAagagcaaaaaaaacaaaacctgcTCAATAGTCTCTGCATCTTTCTGACCACCATTATTCAGGAGAACTACTAACGAGTTGACAACCCGTGGAAGGAAGCTAGACAAGAGAATAAAAAACATACAAAGGAAAATGGTTGGAAATTAGTTCTATGCATTATACAtcatgacaatatttttttgtaagctATGCATTATGAGTTCTATGAGACTTCAGAGTATGCAATGTTACAAGGGTGCAGCAGCATCGACTGTGGCCTAAGCAGTTGCAAAGGATAAATAGTTTTGATAAAAATACTAACGGAGCAAAGTCGTCCTTGAGATCTCTTGATAAAGCAGCAATCAACCTGGTGTGGGGCGAGAAAAATGGATTAGAATGTGATTCCAAAGTTGTGTGGTTAAATACAATCGAATGTCCCTGACAAGCATGAACCAAACAATGATCCATAGATGGTCCGATGATCAAAGAGTGAGCTAGAAAATAGCAAACCTGAGGATGGGATCAAGAGAGAATCTTGCTTCCATTTGTAATTCAGAGACAAGTTTTGAGAAGATGAATTCTGAATACAGAA
Coding sequences within:
- the LOC106320772 gene encoding small subunit processome component 20 homolog isoform X2 encodes the protein MATPADSRAVKSLKNSEATNKFSFKKVGEKMEDTKTEVLNVFKSLEKAKAEPSEGSTFLKDRLVELRELNTAKHFTKFYEEMFPFVQTLPLIISQKEIVFSKLVSGGLHMEARLSLGAFLELIDALSRDLLDSFIPFLPRLVNSLVKLLKKGGQKEPDIVKQIFVSWSNIVMNLQKYLICDIEGVLS
- the LOC106320775 gene encoding uncharacterized protein LOC106320775 yields the protein MLRNIFMLPGPRIEDVFAFVLDKPPNGSTFFKDCLVELRDQNTSADFISFFEDLLPYIQTRQSIVLYSEFIFSKLVSELQMEARFSLDPILRLIAALSRDLKDDFAPFLPRVVNSLVVLLNNGGQKDAETIEQIFTSWSEIIENLRFCFSRDIQGALSDIINEKISRSMSCALDLARPSQLEKGIKMMLFEVAEQPERAARAGFLHYDMIVRLQKS